One Vicia villosa cultivar HV-30 ecotype Madison, WI linkage group LG5, Vvil1.0, whole genome shotgun sequence genomic window, ACGGTTTACCCATATCATGAGTCATATGAGAACTCTCGgaaaaatgattttttgatgAGGAATTAATTGTGAAAATTATTAGATGCTTAAACCATAGATGGCAACCTAAATTCACCGTGGTTTGTGAATCTGGGGATCCAGAAACTATGGACACATATACACTTACACTCACTCTTTTTAGAAAATTGCATGAACATAAGATAGAGTTGGAGAGACTCGCCATAGACGAAGAaggagaaaagaaaacaaaagtctTGCACTCAAAGTCGAAGACCCCGGCTCTGATGGTGACATGtctcttataataaaaaaacttcAAAAGATTCTCAAGGCATGAGAAACATTAAAAAGAGGAACAGGAAAAAGATGAGAAAAAAACATCATTTATCCCCACTTGTTACCAATATGGAAAAAAAGCCACATCAGGCAAAATGTCCTTTTGTGAAAAAGGAAAATCAAATttagaagaaagataagaaaccttagaaaaagggaaagaaagcTTATATCTACATagtgaatttaaataaaattcctTCATGTGATGTATTTCTCCTTAATAACGAGGATGAATCTTGGTTATGGCATTAGAGAATAGCTCACATCCACATCGACCACTTAAACTAGTTGGTCCTAAAAGAACAAACTATCTGATGTGTTCCAAAAATGGTAAGCAAGTAAGggcctcttttaaatcaaaatacATTGTTTCCACTGATCACCCCTTACAACTGCTTCACATGGATATTTTTTCCTTATCCCGAACTATAAGTCTTGGTGGAAATGTCTACACCCTTGTATTTATGGATGACTACTCTTGCTACACCTAAAAATTATTCTTATCTCAGAAAAGAGATGTGTTTGCTTCCTTTTTAGCCAATGTTATCCAAAATTAAAAAGGAGTAAGTATTGCATCAATTAGAAGTGACCTCGGTATGGAATTCCAAAATGAGGAATTCGaaacaaaaattaaagagaaTGGTATTCAACATACTTTTTCCataccaagaactccacaacaaaataggGTAGTATAGAGGAAAAATAGATCTCTAGAAAAGCTTGTAAGGATAATGCTCAATGAgataaatcttcctaaatatttatgGGCAGATGTAGTAAACATGGTTTGCTATATCATGAATTGTGTCTTGATAAGACCGGTTCTAAAGTGGACGCCCTATGAACTATTTAACAGAAGAAAATTGAATACCTCTCATTCACATGTCTTTAGCTGCAAATGCTTTATCCTTAACAACAAAAAAGATAACCTGGGAAATTTTGACACAAAAGTTGATGAATACAAATTCATAGGATATTGCACTTCGAGTAAAGCTTTTAGAGTATTTAACAAAAGAAACCTGACAATACAAGAATTGGTTCACATTAATTTTGATGGATATAACCCTAAACCATTAGAAGTAGAAGTGATTTAGTGTGCATGTATTTTGGAAATGACAAATCTAGAAGAAGATAATCTAGAAGCACAACAAGGTCAAAGTCAGAATCAAGTCATAGATAAAGAACTTGTTCAAGATTCATATAAATACTTATTCTAATCATCAAGATCTTCCTAAAGAATGGAAGATTAAAAAAAGGACCATCGTATTTAGAATGTCATTTGTGACATCTCTAAGGGATTTACCACTAGACGCTCCCTTATAAGTTATATAATTTTGTGGTCTTTGTTTCACAAATTTAGCCAAAAGGAATCGATGAGGCTATTGTTGTTGAACATCATTCTCTTTCCATGCAAAAAAAGTTAAATCAATTTGAATGAAAACACATTTGAGAACCTGTTCCCAAAGCTTCAGCTAATCAAGTAATTGGTATCTTGTGGGTGTTTCAAAATAAGCTAGATGAAGATGGCAATGTTCTAAAAAATAAAGCTAGAACCATTGTGAAGGATTACCATCAATTGGAAGGGATATACTTCGATGAAACATATGCCCTTGTAGCTAGATTAAAGGCCAAAAGAATGTTATTAGCTTTTTCCTGCATCATGAATTTCAAACTATTTCAAATGGACGTAAAAAACCCCTAGACGGTTACATCCCAGAGGAGGTATATGTTGATCAACCTCTGAGTTTTATCAACTCGACCTTTCTGGATCATGTTTCCAAGTTCACGAAATATTTAtatggtctgaaacaagctcctaaAGCGTTGTATAATCGTCCAAGCAAATTCTTGCTTGAAAATGAGTTCCAAAGAGGACAAATCGATAAAAATCTTTTTATCAAGAAAACCGAACATAACATCTTCCTGGTTcagatttatgttgatgatatcatcttcgGTTCTATTAATGAACCCCTGTGCAAAGATTTTTCTAAAATGATGCTTAATGAATTCGAAATGTCAATGATATGGGAGCTTCAATATTTCCTAAGACTTCAAATTCATAAAACTAACGATAGAACCTTCATCAATCAATCAAGCCAAAGTTAAGAAGTGTCATAACCAGTTAGAAAAGAAAAAACTTGCTATCTAGTCAATTAGAACTTGTATCTAATCGATTAAGGAGCAAACTTGCCACCTAATTGATTAAGAATCCTTTTAATCGGAAGCAAACTTGGCTAAatggtttttatatttattaggtATAATCAATTAGCACTGCAGAGTAATCGATTAGAATAGTCCATGAATCATTTCCTTTCTGAGCCATTTTTTCTGAGTATTCTGCAATCGTCCTTTACATGCAATAAATTGTAATTCTCGTCTTATAAAAAGAATATATTACTAAGGTATCACTATGTCTAATGAATGAAGATTACCAATTGAGTTGATTTAACAAAATACATAAAGcaagtaaaatattaaaattattttcaagtcTCTAAAGTTAATTTTGTGAATAAGTTAGTCAGACCAAAATGCATTAACTCCAAAGATTGAAGAAGGTACACAATTAAATAATCACAATCATTTACTTTCACTGTGACTTGACCCTACTTACCTCACCCGGTCAACGGTGGCGCCACCACCactaccaccaccaccaccattcCCGGGCAATTACAGAACcctatataaaaataaaacattccAATGACACGAGTGGATTTTCCAGTGACTCTTTAGCACAAGACCGTTTACTCTCCATGGCCGGTATCTCCGTTGGCCGGCGTCCTCTCTCCGGCAACGTTGTTCTAGCCCTTCCAGCCGGCGATCGATTCGTTCTTCTCACAGATGGACTCCGACTCACGAAGGGTCTAGCATCAACAGTGCCAACACGTGGCACCGGTGACCGAGACTGTCGGCAAGAATTCTCTCCGGGTTCTCGCCGGCGACGTATTCCCTCTTTGACCATATTCTGACCCAGTTGGTCTCTGCACTGAATCAACTTCATAGACCCAAATTTCCTCGAACCATGAACCATTCTATCTCTCCTCTCGTCAATATCACCGGGAAAGGAACAGTTTTTAAGCAACTTGATCGGAGATCCGTTGACCCTTTTGCCGGTTTTTTCCGAAGTACTTGCAGGAATGGTTTTTCTTAACCTGCAAATTTCTGAAGTATTATAGCCTTTGTTGATGAACAATGGTTGTTTCTCGTGAACCTTggtgtcttcttcttcttctataaaCTTGTCAAAGGCCTTAATGTTTCTACGTGGCTTTGGTGGTTCTGGTTTGGGGGTTTCTGTGAGTACCTCCTTCACTGTTTCTTCCTCTACTAGAAAGGTTGGTTCATTGTTTTGTGAAGGTTTTGGTGGTTGGATGATTGGTGTAGAAGAAGAGGATGAGGCTTTATAACTGCTCACACAGCTACCCATTTAGATTTCTTTTactggaaaagaaaaaaagtgaaggGAGTTGAGATGAGGTTGAAGGGTTTTGAGATTTCCTCAAGGAGGTAGCTTTCATTATAGTACATTCTATAATTAGAGGGGACAGAGAGCTCATGTTAGCTTTTAATAGTGTGTGTTTTGGTAGGTGTGCAACTGCAAGGGAAGTGCATTTATTGGGACATATCTACCACATTTTGGGTGGGAAACCATACATTTTTTTACTTACACTCCCTCTCATCACTGTTATAGTCTTTTATATATCTAATGATGATTTTCTCAATGTATTCATTTCTTTATGTTGATTCAGTGTTTGTTATTTTTCAGGGTCTGGGTGATGAACTGAACCATTTGATGTTGATCAAACAAAATATTGGTTGCCAGACATAATCAAGAGCATTTagagaaaattgaaaattttacttCTTATGCAGTTATCCATAACATAATTGATTTTTATAAGTTCAATCAATTCTAGTACTGCTTGTATCAACTTATTCCTTATTATCACAATTTATGTACCAGTTAATGTCAACCATAACTGGACAATTGAATAAGTAGTAGTACTATATATATCTATTTTTATACTAAACTAAGCACCTACACCACACTCTTCATGTACATGTACGGATGACACTGTTCATGACTACTATTCATGTATGGATGAAACTGTTCACGTTACTATTTATAAATagtactttacagtagtcactaaatttggttaatgcagtgtaaaaacttggttaatacagtaatgaagttggttaatgtaacattcaggtattaaaaataatttttagcagtaacCAAATTtgattaatgcagtgtaaaaacttggttaatgcagtaataaaattggttaatacaACATTTAggtattaaatataattttaagcaGTCATCAAATTtgattaatgcagtgtaaaaatttggttaatgcagtcatgcagttggttaatgcacgttcaggtattaaaaataaacatCCGTACATGAATAAtgtcgtccgtacatacggtgtaggtgtatagtcgtccgtacatacggtgtaggtgtatgATTTGGTGGAAGAATAGCAtttttatatatacatacatgtctataagaaaaattaattatttttcattggtacttaattaaaattaaagccCACAATTAAAAGTGAGAGAAAGGGAAGGTACAGATCTACAAATTAGTTGTTCTTTAAAACGGAATAAGAGAGTTGTTTAAATGCAAAACCAATATCAATGATCATGAGTACAGAAGATTGATCAGTGACAATTATATCTTTAACTGGTAGCCACAAGAAAAGCCCTTCACGTGACATACCCTCCAAAACTTCAATTAGCTTGTTTTTTATGGTTTTCTATGGCAAAAGCATAACCTTTTAATAAGTTTTATGATGATATAGTTGAATCAAGTTTGGATAACTTCAATTAGTTTGTTGTTTTATACACAGTTGTTGCATACACTAGTTTTGCTTCTAGTTTGGTTTTTTACCAATGTTTCTCTTCATTGTCATTCCTTGTTTTGTGAAAAATGTTGCAGGCTGTTGGAAGAtcattgcaaacataagaagcaTTGCCCATATTGGTAGTGTAGTGGAAGCTGCATTAGGGTAAATCGGTTTAAGTTCTGTAATCGTTTTGTTTTCAATTATGTTAGAGTTTATAAGGTTAATCACACATAATTGGTCTAGTGAGTAGTGTCCTAAATTTGTTATaaacattttaaattattaatttctaaaaaaacacaattaaaattattaattattaatttattgtataaaaattattaaaaaattataatcatttgtaatgtttataacaaattatgtGATGCTTTCTAGTAATTATGTGATTTGGCACTATGGATCGGAGGTTGCGATCACGTTGTTTCTTGACTCGAAAACATTGATCTTGAATCAATGTTCTTGAATTGATGTTGTTAATGGAGATTAGGTTtctaaccaataattaatttagtcGTAGGTTTAGCCTTTAAACTTCAAAAATCATAGATAACCATAGAAAACCTTTAGGTAGGAGTTGTCTATTAAACTGTAGGCTAGGGTTTTTACCCTATTAGATTTTTTACCTTTAAGGTTTATGTTCGCCTTTtgtaatcaaacattgaatttcttttatgCGCGAATTCTCTCCTCATCTTTTACTCcagtgtatgtcgcatgcctttgactgatttcttttatttatttttgccatttaaattctagaaaatgtgtataggcttgcaaagtattttttgtaatagcttagggcttttaatttctgccttttattttccgCTTTTTTCCGTgtttttggttatgtaatcccccactcgaagccttgtaatagcgtaggaacatttatatttccgcctttattttaattgcttggttagtaatttagggagtgataagcctgttaattaatttagatcactaactttataagataaaatatctgaattgaagcacatgattgttgcacccacacacctttaatagtaacccttcttatgctgccttcgatataaaatagtcaagtccctcgagcgtggggataccttagcaaatgttTCTCTCAGTTCATAATCATCATAAAAAaggatcataagtcccttcgaagttgcctaaacaaaaatgatcttgtccctcgatgttgcctcgatgaatgatgatcgtcccttcgaatgctaaaaTATCCTCATTGGtttcctaaaatgactattatatccttccctgagactacctgccctatttatggtagggatagtcttatggcgaacgataatcctcgatgaaccttttcaaatccaatgaaaggactacctaccctctttatggtatggatagccctttcaaacaaaagtcttaaagaacggaaaaattaaacttagggtagttgcttttaattgcttactcactattcaaactcaaattacttttcacacatctttttcaaatcaattcaaaaaggctacgcttatttacaagctaaagtccttattcaaatcttttcaatccacacacgacactctttcaaacaattcaaacaaacaagtgaactaagcaattaagagtccatggataaccatggatacaaagggtgctcataccttccctttgtataacctaaccctcgaactcaaaatctttcaaaggtttttcctgttctttttcccttttcaattggataaaataaaagtcggtggcgactcttgctatccgcaacatttttaaaagtcagttctcccaccatatTACAGTTGGCATCATCTTCGATTCTAGTAACAAATCCTTGTGCAAGGATTTTTCTAAAATAATGCAAAACAAATTTGTtggaagagtattgtggtgtacttttcgttattatcgtatccacagggattattgcgatatcaccgccgttctatagcctattttgtcttgagttaatgttactttagttttaggtttgtaaaagatcattcaattcttttagtagcaaagagtaaattaatgaaagttctaagttaaagaaaatgtatcaagattcgatttcatcgacctaaatttgtatgtttccttataaatagatgcttatgacttgctaacgatcaatataattacgtatcgacacctatatcgtccgtgtccgcaacgatatagttagatttaccgtgttgtttaaccgacgatttctccaccgtttaaacaatacaaataacgttttaaaaccgatacttagtaaacatcaaactctaaatccatgtctgcaacttatagtttgaaagatgatgagttaggtctagatacaaacattgatgtctcaaacatttataccaaagaaaagctttaataaacaaactaaaccatctatattgatcattacttgttcatacacatatattcacaagaaaaacatacaaaaagctaggaagattacatcttatcttgatacaaaagggatttagctatccatgagaatggtagcttgcataagaaggaaaggatgaagatcaacaagcatcaaaggcgattaatcgacgatcaaggctttcaatcttcaattctatgtttgctacagtgtattatgctcttggttctctctaaaatatctctacatacttcaaaagtgatctggcccataaacaaataaacaaagtttcgcagatcgcgcttagcgcggtgcagcccgctaagcgcgctatcaataattgcttaaaccgcccaaccgcgctaagcgggctccagacctcgcttagcgcggaactctctgccagaacttccttcttttcttcaaaagcgcgcttagcgggctcaacctcgcttagcgcgctacctcttttcagcaatccttggctttggtcttggaacatcttcaaagtgctttttccacggtccaagcttccaattatctataaaaactacaaaatccaacatagattgcaaagataagaactattcaacaataatataaatataagaataaatatataccaaatgacaataaaatactactattaaccacaaaaagacttgagagttaccaaaaattacctaagatatttacacaaattggtaactaacaaaattCAAAATGTTAATGATGGAAGAGCTTCGATACTTCATAGCACTAAAAAAATTTCCATATACCAACGGACATCTTTAGCAACAGTAAAAAAAGTGTTAGTATAACTTGTCTTTAAAGACGGAAATACATGTTAACCGTTGGTATATCATGACCTAAATTTTCACCGAAGGCGCTGAATTtcaatttataataacaattaaaaataaacaaaataaaaataaacaacttcaatCGCTTCAGATTATTCATCCCCTCAACTCTCACATTTCTCTTCACACTTCCATCGCTCAAAATTTCTCTTTAGAATCCCTCAATCCTAAAACTTCGCACGCACAAAGCAAAACAaaagttcttcttcttccttattctCATTATTCCATGCGATTAGATTGTACAAATTTTGGAACCCTAATCTACCACATTTCATTTCACACCTTCATTGCAACCTCACAAAACACACTATTCAAAATCAATCTTCTCTGTTAACATCGATTATCTCATCGTCGGAGTGTTATTACTTACCTTCATAGTCATCAATGGCCATGATCGGTAACGAAATTCCCCGTCATTCCTCCGTTAACCCCCAATCGAGTCGACTTCCTATCTCTTTGCCATGGAACCAAGTATTTTGCAGCGAATCAGAGTTTGTTCCCGCCGTTTCTTCATCGTCGCTGTCGGAGGAACCTTTTTCGTCCAAAACCATGGTGCTGAAACTCAATCGCTCGAGATTTCTTCTCACAAACCATCAGTCCTTCAATCGCTCAACCCTTTCATCGCTGCTGAAACACTAATCGATGGGTGAACTCAACATGTGACTTATGAGCTACCCAGTAAGATATTGGTTCGTTTCAAAGGTATTTTAACTTTCATAATTTCATGTATTTGATGATTGGGTTGCTGAGAAAATATAGACAAGAATATGCTTTTTTACTGTGGTGGAGTTTCTTTTGATGGTATGTTGTTGGGTAGgggaatttaaaatttaattgaagaaccatatttcctttttttgttgttgttacacTATGTGTTTAGCTATTGAATGAAGTGGAACATTTGTATTATTTGGACTGAATCGTGTACTTGTAGGTGTTGGAGGGTCTTGATGATGCTCTTGATGTTAGAGGTGTGTAGGATCCTGCCCGTGATCGGTATGATCATCACTAGAAAGGACTTGAGAAGGTTTTTGGGCATGGTTTCTCCACTAAGTTTAGTAGTGCTGGTCTTGTTTATAAGGTAAATTTGTCAtctaaaatatctattttataaaGTGTTTAATTGAAGCAAAATGGATGCAGGGGAAGGATTATTTTAATCTATATTGTTTAGTTTAATACTTTGAAGAGGATGGGAAAAGAGGGGTATAAATTGTTACTAGCTCAATTTTGGATTTCCTCCAATATTGGAGGGAGTTGGAGGAGGAGAGAAGATGAGTTTAAACTATTTTACATACCGAGTACCCCCTCATTTGAAATAAACAGTGTCAAATTCTGCTGGTTTGGTCTTATTGCCAATTATTTGtaaaagttttgattttgaattgcTTCTACCTTACTCCTTATACTatgccttttttttctttttctattgtaGCATTTTGGAAAGGAAATTATAGCCAATGAGCTTAAGCTAGATGAAGAGCACCATATTGTGAATTACATATGTTTGGCTGTTTACAAGAGCTTCATGGAggtaataaattttaaatggtAGTCTATTCTACCTTTAGGCTTTATATACATTGTAAGACATTGCTTTGTGAAATTCTTTTCTAACCATTGATTCATTTTAATTGGTTGTACTACTGATACCACACTAGGTTGTTGAGATTTCAATCTTGGAGATCATGAAAACAGAATAGAGTGCAATCAAGAGTAAACTTCCTATTGTATTTTCTAGTATGTTTCTATTACAAGAataatatatatgagtccttTATATAAAGCTAAGTCAACTCTACTATGTCTGACTGCAGAGTGACTTAGGGGACTACTGGTGGGGTTTATTAGAATATGTCAGTGTATTTGGCTCTGCTGTTGTAGTGTGTATCGCTCTACTGTGATGCAGAGTAAACTGGATAGGTACCAACCTGAATCTGTGTTGCCTGACCCAGCTAATATCATTTCTGAACAGAATCAGGTTCTCATATGAACTGGAGTTTATATAACAAGCACATAATTAAGGACCTCTCTCCCTCTCCTTGTAGTACATCCATGCTTGTTTAAGATTAACCTATTTTgtgtctaaaatattttttatccctTTTGTTTAGGGATTTGTAGCTGTTTAAAAAAACAAAGGTAACATTTTTCTAATTGGCACTTTATTAATTGCTCACAACTGCAACGAAATACTCTACACAAAGAAATTTTTCGGCTTTATATTTTCTTCAAGAATTAAAGATGCTTAGTTAGTTTGTCTAATATATTTTAGAAGCAAAACCATTTTGTTAATTATCACTGCTTAGCTTGTGTAGTACTCAGAACAACTATAATTGGGCAATTTGACTGACACTATTAGTTGTTATTTAATGCTTTTTTCACCTCAGATTTATTCCTTTGTCTCTCAGTAAAAGTCTTACTTGGCTTATAATTAACCATGTTACATTGCTACGTTAGGAGGTTGTGATGGAAAAACTTCAGAGCAAATCAGTACCCAATTAGAAAGTCTGGATCATACACTCAAAGATATTATGATAGTCTTTATCACTGACCTTTGGAAGGTTGGTATCCTTCTATGCCCACATTTGTGTTTGAACTATGTTCTTCGTAGGACTTGTAACAATTCCATTATATGATTATTAATGCCAAAATCATAAAGGTTCTTGTTCTAATTTTTGTTAAGTTATTTTAGTTAGATGATTGGTAcacttaatatttttattttgag contains:
- the LOC131605553 gene encoding uncharacterized protein LOC131605553 gives rise to the protein MGSCVSSYKASSSSSTPIIQPPKPSQNNEPTFLVEEETVKEVLTETPKPEPPKPRRNIKAFDKFIEEEEDTKVHEKQPLFINKGYNTSEICRLRKTIPASTSEKTGKRVNGSPIKLLKNCSFPGDIDERRDRMVHGSRKFGSMKLIQCRDQLGQNMVKEGIRRRREPGENSCRQSRSPVPRVGTVDARPFVSRSPSVRRTNRSPAGRARTTLPERGRRPTEIPAMESKRSCAKESLENPLVSLECFIFI